From Pristiophorus japonicus isolate sPriJap1 chromosome 1, sPriJap1.hap1, whole genome shotgun sequence, a single genomic window includes:
- the LOC139269455 gene encoding putative nuclease HARBI1 yields MNDDQCLHRLRFQKDVVTEICNLLQAEFEPQIRVRTALSVTSKVTIALNCYATGYFQAADMCKISQFAAYTSIREVTDALYRRKADYISFPMSRDKQLEHQSAFLRIASFPRLQGVIDCTHVGLRAPQQTPKQFRNRKGFLSLNVELICDHNRKVMQMSARFPGNNHDSFILCQSSVSCPFSGPNEDCGWFLGDKGYTLSTWLMTPLCNPRSAAQLKYNESLMATWTIVEHTIGILKQRFRCLDHSTGVLQYSPERVSIFEVVRCMLHKLAIMRAQLLED; encoded by the coding sequence atgaatgatgatcagtgcctgcacAGACTAAGATTCCAGAAGGACGTCGTCACTGAGATCTGTAATCTCTTGCAGGCAGAATTTGAGCCACAGATacgggtgaggacagccctgagtgTGACATCCAAGGTAACTATCGCCCTCAACTGTTATGCCACAGGCTACTTCCAAGCTGCGGACATGTGCAaaatctcgcagtttgcagcctaCACGTCAAtacgggaggtcacagatgctctgtataggaggaaggctgactacatctccttccccatgagcagggaCAAGCAATTGGAGCACCAGTCTGCATTCCtgcgcattgccagcttccccaggctccagggggtcattgactgcacccatgtaggTCTCAGGGCACCCCAACAAACTCCAAAgcaattcagaaaccgcaagggcttCCTCTCCCTCAATGTTGAACTtatttgcgaccacaaccgcaaggTTATGCAAATGTCTGCCCGGTTTCCTGGCAACAACCACGATTCTTTCATACTGTGCCAGAGCAGTGTGTCATGCCCCTTCTCTGGTCCCAATGAAGATTGCGGCTGGTTCCTTGGTGACAAGGGCTACacgctgagcacttggctcatgactcctctgtgTAACCCTCGAAGTGCTGCGCAGCTCAAGTACAATGAGAGCCTGATGGCCACCTGGACCATCGTCGAACACACAATTGGcattctcaaacagaggttccgttgcctggaccactcaacgggtgtgctgcagtactcgcctgagcgtgtcTCCATATTCGAGGTGGTGCGCTGCATGCTCCACaagctggccatcatgagggcgcagctatTGGAGGACTAG